The Mycolicibacterium flavescens genome has a segment encoding these proteins:
- a CDS encoding NADH:flavin oxidoreductase — translation MNTRPNVFTPAKLGPVTLRNRIIKAATFEASTPNALVTDELINFHRLPAAGGVGMTTVAYCAVAPGGRTDGWQIWMRPEAVPGLKRLTEAVHAEGAAISAQIGHAGPVANARTNKAKALAPIRFFNPLSMRFAKKATREDIRDVTEAHANAARLAIESGFDAVEIHLGHNYLASSFLSPLLNRRTDEFGGSLQNRAKVARGVVMAVRRAVEKEGAPIAVTAKLTMTDGVRGGIPIEESLQTAKWLEEDGGLDAIELTAGSSLVNPMYLFHGDAPIKEFANAFKPPIRWGIRMTGKKFLRQYPYRDAFLLRHAQKFRAELKMPLILLGGITNRESMDLAMAEGFEFVAMGRALLAEPDLINRIQADSSVQSICDHCNKCMPTIYSHTRCVLTGAPDNYQPSTAGRGST, via the coding sequence ATGAACACTCGGCCCAATGTGTTCACCCCGGCCAAGCTCGGCCCGGTGACGCTGCGCAACCGGATCATCAAGGCGGCGACGTTCGAGGCGTCGACGCCGAACGCGCTCGTCACCGACGAACTGATCAACTTCCACCGGCTGCCCGCCGCAGGCGGAGTCGGGATGACGACGGTCGCCTACTGCGCGGTCGCTCCCGGCGGGCGCACCGACGGCTGGCAGATCTGGATGCGCCCTGAGGCGGTGCCAGGGCTGAAGCGGCTGACCGAAGCGGTCCATGCCGAGGGCGCGGCGATCAGCGCACAGATCGGCCATGCCGGCCCAGTGGCGAATGCGCGGACCAACAAGGCCAAGGCGCTGGCGCCGATCCGCTTCTTCAACCCGCTGTCGATGCGGTTCGCCAAGAAGGCCACGCGTGAGGACATCCGCGACGTCACCGAGGCCCACGCCAACGCCGCGCGCCTGGCGATCGAATCCGGTTTCGACGCGGTCGAGATCCATCTCGGCCACAACTACCTGGCCAGCTCGTTCCTCAGTCCGCTGCTCAACCGCCGCACCGACGAGTTCGGCGGCTCGCTTCAGAACCGCGCCAAAGTGGCCCGCGGCGTCGTCATGGCGGTGCGGCGCGCGGTGGAGAAGGAAGGTGCCCCGATCGCGGTGACCGCGAAGCTGACCATGACCGACGGTGTGCGTGGCGGCATTCCGATCGAGGAGTCGCTGCAGACCGCGAAATGGCTCGAGGAGGACGGCGGGCTGGACGCCATCGAGTTGACGGCGGGCAGTTCGCTGGTCAACCCGATGTACCTGTTCCACGGCGACGCGCCGATCAAGGAGTTCGCGAACGCGTTCAAGCCGCCGATCCGGTGGGGCATTCGGATGACCGGCAAGAAGTTCCTGCGCCAATACCCCTACCGCGACGCATTCCTGTTGCGCCACGCCCAGAAGTTCCGCGCCGAATTGAAGATGCCGCTGATCCTGTTGGGCGGCATCACCAACCGAGAGTCGATGGACCTCGCGATGGCCGAGGGCTTCGAATTCGTGGCGATGGGACGCGCGTTGCTGGCCGAACCGGACCTGATCAACCGCATCCAGGCCGACAGCTCGGTGCAGTCGATCTGCGATCACTGCAACAAGTGCATGCCGACGATCTACAGCCACACCCGCTGTGTGCTGACCGGGGCGCCGGACAACTATCAGCCGTCGACGGCGGGCCGCGGTTCGACGTAG
- the folD gene encoding 5,10-methylene-tetrahydrofolate dehydrogenase/methenyl tetrahydrofolate cyclohydrolase — MGAITLDGKATRDEIFVDLTERVAALTAAGRTPGLGTVLVGDDPGSQAYVRGKHSDCAKVGINSIRRDLPADISQATLDETIDELNANPECTGYIVQLPLPKHLNENAALERVDPGKDADGLHPTNLGRLVLNEPAPLPCTPRGIVHLLRRYEVEIAGAQVVVIGRGVTVGRPLGLLLTRRSENATVTLCHTATRHLPELAREADIIIAAAGMPHMVTAEMVRPGAAVVDVGVSRDENGKLVGDVHPDVWDVAGHVSPNPGGVGPLTRAFLLTNVVERAEAPAAT; from the coding sequence GTGGGTGCGATCACACTGGACGGCAAGGCCACGCGCGACGAGATCTTCGTCGACCTCACCGAACGCGTCGCGGCGCTGACCGCGGCGGGACGTACGCCGGGGCTGGGCACGGTGCTCGTCGGCGACGATCCCGGCTCGCAGGCCTACGTGCGCGGTAAGCACTCCGACTGCGCGAAGGTCGGCATCAACTCGATCCGCCGCGACCTGCCCGCCGACATCAGCCAGGCCACGCTCGACGAGACGATCGACGAGCTCAACGCCAACCCCGAGTGCACCGGTTACATCGTGCAGTTGCCGCTGCCCAAGCACCTCAACGAGAACGCCGCCCTGGAGCGCGTCGACCCGGGCAAGGACGCAGACGGTCTGCATCCGACGAACCTCGGCAGGCTGGTTCTCAACGAACCGGCCCCGCTGCCGTGCACCCCGCGCGGGATCGTGCACCTGCTGCGCCGCTACGAGGTGGAGATCGCCGGCGCGCAGGTCGTCGTCATCGGCCGCGGTGTGACGGTCGGCCGCCCGCTCGGACTGCTGCTGACGCGTCGTTCGGAGAACGCGACGGTGACGTTGTGCCACACCGCGACTCGCCATCTTCCGGAGCTGGCCCGAGAGGCCGACATCATCATCGCCGCGGCGGGCATGCCGCACATGGTGACCGCCGAAATGGTGCGACCCGGCGCGGCGGTCGTCGACGTCGGGGTCAGCCGCGACGAGAACGGCAAGCTCGTCGGTGACGTCCACCCCGACGTCTGGGACGTCGCCGGCCACGTCTCGCCCAATCCGGGTGGCGTCGGCCCGCTGACGCGGGCGTTCCTTCTGACGAACGTGGTCGAGCGCGCGGAGGCACCGGCGGCGACGTGA
- a CDS encoding Protein of uncharacterised function (DUF3017), with amino-acid sequence MTPKEFARKVFASQWPFWSVGLIFAAAFVLVVAGYWRRGALVMAIGVGVAAALRLMLSDERAGLLAVRSRGVDFVTTATVSATMLYVAWTIDPLGTS; translated from the coding sequence GTGACGCCAAAGGAGTTCGCGCGCAAGGTTTTCGCGAGTCAGTGGCCGTTCTGGTCGGTCGGGCTGATCTTCGCCGCCGCGTTCGTCCTGGTGGTCGCGGGCTACTGGCGACGCGGCGCGCTGGTGATGGCGATCGGGGTCGGTGTGGCTGCAGCGCTGCGGCTGATGTTGAGCGACGAACGGGCGGGGCTGCTGGCGGTGCGAAGCCGAGGCGTCGATTTCGTCACCACCGCGACCGTCAGCGCGACGATGCTCTATGTCGCCTGGACCATCGACCCGCTGGGCACCAGCTAA
- the mdeA gene encoding OAH/OAS sulfhydrylase — protein sequence MSTEHDDPTARWAFETKQIHAGQTPDSATNARALPIYQTTSYTFDSTDHAAALFGLAEPGNIYTRIMNPTQDAVEQRIAALEGGVAALFLASGQAASTFAILNLADTGDHIVSSPRLYGGTYNLFHYSLPKLGIEVSFVEDADDLDSWRAAVRPNTKAFFAETISNPKIDVLDIPGVSGVAHDAGVPLIVDNTIATPYLIQPLTHGADIVVHSATKYLGGHGTAIAGVIVDGGTFDWTNGKFPGFTEPDPSYHGVVFAELGPPAFALKARVQLLRDLGSAASPFNAFLVAQGLETLSLRVERHVENARKVADYLAGHEHVISVNYAGLPSSPWYELGKKLAPKGTGAVLAFELAGGVEAGKAFVNALTLHSHVANIGDVRSLVIHPASTTHAQLSPEEQLASGVTPGLVRLAVGIEGIDDILADLEQGFAAAKPFSSPRRIDPSTTAAF from the coding sequence ATGAGCACCGAACACGATGACCCGACCGCGCGGTGGGCGTTCGAAACCAAACAGATCCACGCCGGACAGACCCCCGACAGCGCAACGAACGCGCGGGCGCTGCCCATCTACCAGACCACGTCGTACACGTTCGACAGCACCGATCATGCCGCTGCACTGTTCGGCCTCGCCGAGCCGGGCAACATCTACACGCGGATCATGAACCCGACCCAGGACGCCGTCGAGCAGCGCATCGCCGCGCTCGAGGGCGGTGTCGCCGCACTGTTCCTGGCCTCCGGTCAGGCCGCATCGACGTTCGCGATTCTCAACCTCGCCGACACGGGTGACCACATCGTGTCCAGCCCACGGCTGTACGGCGGCACCTACAACCTGTTCCACTACTCGCTGCCGAAGCTGGGCATCGAGGTCAGCTTCGTCGAAGACGCCGACGACCTCGACTCCTGGCGCGCCGCGGTGCGGCCGAACACCAAGGCGTTCTTCGCCGAGACGATCTCCAATCCGAAGATCGACGTGCTCGACATCCCGGGCGTCTCGGGCGTCGCCCACGACGCCGGGGTACCGCTGATCGTCGACAACACGATTGCCACGCCGTATCTGATCCAACCGTTGACCCACGGCGCCGACATCGTCGTGCACTCGGCAACCAAGTACCTCGGCGGGCACGGGACGGCGATCGCCGGTGTCATTGTCGATGGGGGCACCTTTGACTGGACCAACGGCAAGTTCCCCGGCTTCACCGAGCCCGACCCCAGCTATCACGGCGTTGTGTTCGCCGAACTCGGCCCGCCCGCGTTCGCGCTGAAGGCGCGCGTTCAGCTGCTGCGCGACCTGGGTTCGGCGGCGTCGCCGTTCAACGCGTTCCTGGTTGCCCAGGGACTAGAGACGTTGAGCCTGCGCGTCGAGCGACATGTCGAGAATGCACGGAAGGTCGCCGATTATCTAGCGGGGCATGAGCATGTCATCTCGGTCAATTACGCCGGGTTGCCGTCGTCTCCCTGGTATGAGCTCGGAAAGAAGTTGGCGCCCAAGGGGACCGGCGCCGTGCTCGCGTTCGAGTTGGCGGGCGGGGTCGAGGCCGGAAAGGCCTTCGTCAACGCGCTGACCCTGCACAGCCATGTCGCCAACATCGGCGATGTGCGCTCGCTGGTGATCCATCCCGCTTCCACGACACATGCGCAGCTCTCACCCGAGGAGCAGTTGGCCAGCGGTGTCACGCCCGGGCTGGTGCGCCTGGCGGTTGGCATCGAGGGCATCGACGACATCCTGGCCGATCTGGAGCAGGGCTTCGCCGCCGCCAAGCCGTTCAGCTCTCCAAGACGCATTGATCCGAGCACCACGGCGGCGTTCTGA
- the exoA gene encoding exodeoxyribonuclease III Xth gives MTSLIVSTINVNGIRAAVKERSPQNRGLLPWLASTPADVICLQETRANDEQLTAALAPALADGWRLASAEPHIKGRSGVAALSRHPISASRLLESDEFGAHGRYLEVDTAGVTVASVYVQTGEAETDRQLEKERFMAELAARMATLTDREAVVCGDWNIAHTTNDIKNWKGNLKKSGFLPGERQWLTALLASGWVDVVRELHPDQPGPYAWWSWRGRAFDNDAGWRIDYQLATKALAERAVAARVERAEAYALRWSDHAPVTVEYRSREMIGRS, from the coding sequence GTGACCTCGCTGATCGTCAGCACCATCAACGTCAACGGCATCCGCGCTGCGGTCAAAGAGCGCTCGCCGCAGAACCGCGGCCTGTTGCCGTGGCTGGCGTCGACCCCCGCCGACGTGATCTGCCTGCAGGAAACCCGCGCGAACGATGAGCAGCTGACCGCCGCACTGGCGCCCGCCCTGGCCGACGGTTGGCGCCTGGCGTCGGCCGAACCGCACATCAAGGGTCGCAGCGGCGTGGCCGCGCTGTCGCGCCACCCGATCTCGGCGTCGCGGCTGCTCGAGTCCGACGAGTTCGGCGCGCACGGCCGCTATCTGGAGGTCGACACCGCCGGGGTGACGGTCGCGAGCGTCTACGTCCAGACCGGCGAGGCAGAGACGGACCGCCAGCTCGAAAAGGAACGGTTCATGGCCGAGCTCGCCGCTCGGATGGCGACGTTGACCGACCGCGAGGCCGTCGTATGCGGCGACTGGAACATCGCCCACACCACCAACGACATCAAGAACTGGAAGGGAAACCTCAAGAAGTCCGGGTTCCTGCCGGGTGAGCGACAGTGGCTCACCGCGCTGCTCGCCTCGGGTTGGGTGGACGTGGTTCGCGAATTGCACCCCGACCAGCCGGGTCCGTACGCGTGGTGGTCGTGGCGGGGCCGCGCCTTCGACAACGACGCCGGCTGGCGCATCGACTACCAGTTGGCCACCAAGGCGCTGGCGGAGCGGGCCGTCGCTGCCCGGGTGGAGCGCGCCGAGGCGTATGCGCTGCGCTGGTCGGACCACGCGCCGGTGACGGTCGAATACCGGTCGCGTGAAATGATCGGGCGATCATGA
- the ycgJ_4 gene encoding methylase involved in ubiquinone/menaquinone biosynthesis, with protein sequence MSGPEQNRSLSFGAEAAAYERGRPSYPPEAIDWLLPSAAAKVLDLGAGTGKLTTRLVERGLDVVAVDPIPEMLDLLSRSLPETPALLGTAEEIPLPDDSVDAVLVAQAWHWFDPEIAVKEVARVLRPGGRLGLVWNTRDERLGWVKDLGRIIGHEHDPFSNTVSLPEPFTDVERHQVEWTSYLTPQALIDLVASRSYCITSPEQVRTRTLDRVRELLSTHPALANSTGLALPYVTVCIRATLA encoded by the coding sequence GTGAGCGGGCCGGAACAAAATCGCTCGCTGTCGTTCGGCGCGGAAGCCGCGGCCTACGAACGCGGTAGGCCGTCGTATCCGCCGGAGGCGATCGACTGGCTGCTGCCGTCGGCCGCCGCCAAGGTGCTCGACCTCGGGGCGGGCACGGGCAAGTTGACCACGCGCCTCGTCGAGCGCGGCCTCGACGTCGTCGCCGTCGATCCGATTCCCGAAATGCTTGACCTGCTGAGTCGTTCGCTTCCCGAGACGCCCGCGCTGCTCGGCACGGCCGAGGAGATCCCGCTGCCCGACGACAGCGTGGACGCCGTGCTGGTGGCCCAGGCCTGGCACTGGTTCGATCCCGAGATCGCGGTCAAGGAGGTCGCCCGCGTGCTGCGCCCCGGCGGTCGGCTGGGCCTGGTGTGGAACACCCGCGACGAGCGGCTCGGCTGGGTCAAAGACCTCGGCCGCATCATCGGTCACGAACACGATCCGTTCAGCAACACCGTGTCGCTGCCCGAACCGTTCACCGATGTCGAACGTCATCAGGTCGAGTGGACCAGTTATCTGACCCCGCAGGCGCTTATCGACCTGGTGGCGTCGCGCAGCTACTGCATCACCTCACCGGAGCAGGTGCGCACCAGGACCCTGGACCGTGTGCGCGAGCTGCTGTCGACCCACCCGGCGCTGGCCAACTCCACCGGGCTGGCGCTGCCGTACGTCACGGTGTGCATCCGGGCGACGCTGGCCTGA
- the icd gene encoding isocitrate dehydrogenase, NADP-dependent, monomeric type, whose amino-acid sequence MTAEQPTIIYTLTDEAPLLATYAFLPIIRTFTEPAGINVETSDISVAARILAEFSDRLTDEQRVPDNLARLGELTESPDTNIIKLPNISASVPQLLAAIKELKAKGYDLPDYPGEPKNDEEKEIKERYAKVLGSAVNPVLRQGNSDRRAPKAVKEYARRHPHSMGEWSMASRTHVATMKTGDFYDGEKSMTLDKDRRVKMVLETKSGETIVLKPEVALDDGDIIDSMFMSKKALCEFFEEQIEDAYKTGVMFSLHVKATMMKVSHPIVFGHAVKVFYKDAFAKHQKVLDELGVNVNNGMSDLYDKIQALPASQREEIVQDIHAVHEHRPELAMVDSARGITNFHSPSDVIVDASMPAMIRLGGKMYGADGRTKDTKAVNPESTFSRIYQEMVNFCKTHGQFDPTTIGTVPNVGLMAQKAEEYGSHDKTFEIPEDGVANIVDVDTGEVLMTQNVEAGDIWRMPVVKDAAIRDWVKLAVTRARAADMTALFWLDTERPHEVELRKKVKEYLKDHDTEGLHIQIMPQVWAMRYTLERLIRGQDTIAVTGNILRDYLTDLFPILELGTSAKMLSIVPLMAGGGMYETGAGGSAPKHVHQLVEENHLRWDSLGEYLALGACFEDIGRKAENKRAVLLGKTLDSAIGKLLDNNKSPSRKTGELDNRGSQYYLAMYWAQELAEQTDDKELADHFADLAKSLADNEDAIVNELVEVQGDSVDIGGYYYPDPEKTTAVMRPSKTLNSVLEGATSEPVTKL is encoded by the coding sequence ATGACTGCCGAGCAGCCGACCATCATCTACACGCTGACCGACGAGGCGCCGCTGCTGGCGACCTACGCGTTCCTGCCGATCATTCGCACGTTCACCGAGCCGGCGGGCATCAACGTCGAGACCAGTGACATCTCGGTGGCCGCACGCATTCTCGCGGAGTTCTCCGACCGCCTCACCGACGAGCAGCGGGTGCCCGACAACCTGGCGCGGCTGGGCGAACTCACGGAGAGTCCCGACACCAACATCATCAAGCTGCCCAACATCAGCGCCTCGGTGCCGCAGCTGTTGGCCGCGATCAAGGAACTCAAGGCGAAGGGCTACGACCTTCCCGACTACCCCGGCGAGCCTAAGAACGACGAAGAAAAAGAGATCAAGGAACGCTACGCCAAGGTCCTCGGCAGCGCGGTCAACCCGGTTCTGCGGCAAGGTAACTCGGATCGTCGCGCCCCCAAGGCGGTCAAGGAGTACGCGCGTCGGCACCCGCACAGCATGGGCGAGTGGTCGATGGCCTCGCGCACACACGTGGCGACGATGAAGACCGGTGACTTCTACGACGGCGAGAAGTCGATGACGCTGGACAAGGACCGCAGGGTCAAGATGGTGCTCGAAACTAAGAGCGGCGAGACGATCGTGCTCAAGCCGGAGGTGGCGCTCGACGACGGCGACATCATCGACAGCATGTTCATGAGCAAAAAGGCGCTCTGCGAATTCTTCGAAGAACAGATCGAGGACGCCTACAAGACCGGCGTGATGTTCTCGCTGCACGTCAAGGCGACGATGATGAAGGTGTCGCACCCGATCGTGTTCGGCCACGCGGTGAAGGTGTTCTACAAGGACGCGTTCGCCAAGCACCAGAAGGTGCTCGACGAGCTCGGCGTGAACGTCAACAACGGCATGTCCGACCTCTACGACAAGATCCAGGCGCTGCCCGCCTCGCAGCGTGAGGAGATCGTCCAGGACATCCACGCCGTGCACGAGCACCGGCCGGAACTGGCGATGGTGGATTCGGCCCGCGGCATCACGAACTTCCATTCGCCGAGCGATGTGATCGTCGACGCGTCCATGCCCGCCATGATCCGGCTCGGCGGCAAGATGTACGGCGCCGACGGGCGGACCAAGGACACCAAGGCGGTCAACCCCGAGTCCACATTCAGTCGGATCTACCAGGAGATGGTCAACTTCTGTAAGACCCACGGGCAGTTCGATCCGACGACCATCGGCACCGTGCCCAACGTGGGGCTGATGGCGCAGAAGGCCGAGGAGTACGGCAGCCACGACAAGACGTTCGAGATCCCCGAGGACGGCGTCGCCAACATCGTCGACGTCGACACCGGCGAGGTGCTGATGACCCAGAACGTCGAGGCCGGCGATATCTGGCGCATGCCGGTGGTCAAGGACGCCGCGATCCGCGACTGGGTGAAGCTGGCCGTGACGAGGGCCAGGGCCGCCGACATGACCGCGCTGTTCTGGCTCGACACGGAGCGTCCGCACGAGGTGGAGCTGCGCAAGAAGGTCAAGGAGTACCTTAAGGACCACGACACCGAGGGCCTCCACATCCAGATCATGCCGCAGGTGTGGGCCATGCGGTACACCCTGGAACGGTTGATCCGCGGCCAGGACACCATCGCCGTGACCGGAAACATCCTGCGCGACTACCTGACTGACCTCTTCCCGATCCTGGAGCTGGGCACCAGCGCCAAGATGCTGTCGATCGTGCCGCTGATGGCCGGCGGCGGGATGTACGAGACCGGTGCCGGTGGCTCCGCACCCAAGCACGTCCACCAGCTGGTCGAGGAGAACCACCTGCGCTGGGATTCGCTCGGCGAATACCTCGCTCTGGGAGCATGTTTCGAGGACATCGGGCGCAAGGCCGAGAACAAGCGAGCCGTTCTGCTGGGTAAGACGCTGGACTCGGCCATCGGAAAACTGTTGGACAACAACAAGAGCCCGTCACGCAAGACCGGTGAGCTCGACAACAGGGGCAGCCAGTACTACCTCGCGATGTACTGGGCGCAGGAGCTGGCCGAGCAGACCGACGACAAGGAGCTCGCCGACCACTTCGCGGATCTCGCAAAGTCGTTGGCCGACAACGAGGATGCGATCGTCAACGAACTCGTCGAGGTGCAGGGCGACTCGGTCGACATCGGCGGGTACTACTACCCGGACCCGGAGAAGACCACTGCGGTGATGCGTCCCAGCAAGACGCTGAACTCGGTGCTGGAGGGCGCGACGAGCGAGCCGGTGACGAAGCTCTAG
- the metX gene encoding homoserine O-acetyltransferase has protein sequence MTISEVPTLTLPVEGEIEVVDIGPLTLENGAVIDDVSIAVQRWGELSPERDNVVVVLHALTGDSHITGPAGPDHPTPGWWDGVAGPGGPIDTDRWCAVATNVLGGCRGSTGPSSPHPDGKAWGSRFPVVSVRDQVRADIAALEAFGITEVAAVMGGSLGGARALEWMVGHPDRVRSGLVLAVGARATADQIGTQSSQVAAIKADPNWQNGDYYGTGLSPDLGMEIARRFAHLTYRGELELDTRFANDPQDDEDPGVGGRYAVQSYLEHQGRKLVSRFDAGTYVALTEALSSHDVGRNRGGVEAALRGCGVPAVVGGITSDRLYPLRLQEELAELLPGCAGLDVVESIYGHDGFLVETDAVNKLIRRTLELASR, from the coding sequence ATGACGATATCGGAGGTACCCACCTTGACCCTGCCGGTTGAAGGCGAGATCGAAGTGGTCGATATCGGCCCGCTGACGCTGGAGAACGGCGCGGTCATCGACGACGTGTCGATCGCCGTGCAGCGCTGGGGCGAGTTGTCGCCCGAGCGCGACAACGTCGTCGTCGTGCTGCACGCGCTGACCGGCGATTCGCACATCACCGGTCCGGCAGGACCCGACCACCCGACCCCCGGCTGGTGGGACGGCGTCGCGGGACCCGGCGGACCCATCGACACCGACCGCTGGTGCGCGGTGGCGACCAATGTGCTCGGCGGCTGCCGCGGCTCCACCGGCCCGAGCTCACCGCATCCCGACGGCAAGGCGTGGGGTTCGCGTTTCCCGGTCGTCTCCGTCCGCGACCAGGTGCGCGCCGACATCGCCGCGCTGGAGGCGTTCGGGATCACCGAGGTCGCCGCGGTCATGGGCGGCTCGTTGGGTGGCGCCCGCGCGCTCGAGTGGATGGTCGGCCATCCGGACAGGGTGCGCTCGGGGCTGGTGCTGGCCGTCGGCGCGCGTGCCACCGCAGACCAGATCGGCACGCAGAGCTCACAGGTCGCCGCGATCAAGGCCGACCCGAACTGGCAGAACGGCGACTACTACGGCACCGGCCTGTCCCCCGACCTCGGCATGGAGATCGCCCGCCGGTTCGCCCACCTGACCTATCGCGGCGAACTCGAGCTCGACACCCGGTTCGCCAACGATCCGCAGGACGACGAGGACCCCGGCGTCGGCGGCCGCTACGCCGTGCAGAGCTATCTGGAGCATCAGGGCCGAAAGCTGGTGTCGCGGTTCGACGCGGGCACGTATGTGGCCCTCACCGAGGCGCTGTCGAGCCATGACGTCGGACGGAACCGCGGTGGCGTCGAGGCCGCGCTGCGTGGCTGTGGTGTGCCTGCCGTGGTCGGCGGCATCACCTCCGACCGGCTCTACCCGCTTCGGCTGCAGGAGGAGCTGGCCGAATTGCTGCCCGGCTGCGCCGGACTCGATGTCGTCGAGTCGATCTACGGGCACGACGGCTTCCTGGTGGAGACCGACGCGGTCAACAAGCTGATCCGCCGAACGCTGGAGCTGGCATCTCGGTGA
- a CDS encoding putative hydrolase or acyltransferase of alpha/beta superfamily, translating to MTERAPIHVGSGEPIVLLHPFMMSQNVWKKVAPLIADTGRYEVLAPTMPGHNGGVKGHRFLDTAELADDVERRMDALGWDTAHIVGNSLGGWVAFELERRGRARTLTGIAPAGGWSKFTPAKFEIVGKFLAGFPVWVFTLAFRQRVLKLPFTRWLAHFPISAAPDRLSDDDLIDIIDDVTHCPAYYQLLVKSLLTPGLMELAASACPTHLVICEKDRVLPHPRFTRHFTQQLPSSTQVTHLEDVGHIPMFEAPQQVADLIVAFIDGHAAEPREALGG from the coding sequence ATGACCGAGCGCGCACCGATCCACGTCGGCTCAGGCGAGCCCATCGTGTTGCTACACCCGTTCATGATGTCGCAGAACGTCTGGAAGAAGGTCGCCCCGCTCATCGCCGACACCGGCCGCTACGAGGTGCTGGCCCCGACGATGCCCGGGCACAACGGCGGGGTGAAAGGGCACCGGTTCCTGGACACCGCCGAGCTGGCCGATGACGTCGAACGCAGGATGGATGCGCTGGGCTGGGACACCGCCCACATCGTCGGCAACTCGCTCGGCGGGTGGGTGGCCTTCGAATTGGAGCGCCGCGGACGGGCCCGCACGCTGACCGGGATCGCACCGGCAGGCGGTTGGAGCAAGTTCACGCCGGCGAAATTCGAGATCGTCGGCAAGTTTTTGGCCGGCTTCCCGGTGTGGGTGTTCACGCTGGCGTTCCGGCAACGCGTTCTGAAGCTGCCGTTCACGCGCTGGCTGGCGCACTTCCCCATCAGCGCCGCGCCGGACCGGTTGTCCGACGACGACCTCATCGACATCATCGACGACGTCACCCACTGCCCGGCCTACTACCAGCTGCTGGTGAAGTCGCTGCTGACCCCGGGCCTGATGGAACTGGCCGCAAGCGCGTGCCCCACCCACCTGGTGATCTGCGAGAAGGACCGGGTGCTGCCGCATCCGCGGTTCACCCGCCACTTCACCCAGCAGCTGCCGTCGAGCACGCAGGTCACGCATCTCGAGGACGTCGGCCACATCCCGATGTTCGAGGCGCCGCAGCAAGTCGCCGACCTGATCGTCGCCTTCATCGACGGGCACGCCGCCGAGCCGCGTGAGGCGCTGGGCGGCTAG
- the trpS gene encoding tryptophanyl-tRNA synthetase, translating into MSSSPKPVVFSGVQPTSDSLHLGNALGAIQQWVGLQDDHDAFFCVVDLHAITIPQDPERLRRRTLVTAAQYLALGIDPGRATVFVQSHVPAHAELAWVLGCFTGFGQASRMTQFKDKSQKEGSEATTVGLFTYPVLMAADVLLYDTELVPVGEDQRQHLELARDVAQRVNSRFPDTFVIPEPMIPKATAKIYDLQDPTSKMSKSAGTEAGLIALLDEPKASAKKIRSAVTDSAREVRYDPDAKPGVSNLLTIQSAVTGTDIDKLVDGYAGRGYGDLKADTAEAVVEFVTPIKARVDELLADPAELESILAAGAERARDVSATTLRRVYDRLGFLRPGV; encoded by the coding sequence ATGAGCAGTTCGCCGAAACCCGTCGTCTTCTCCGGGGTCCAACCGACCTCCGACTCGCTGCACCTCGGCAATGCGCTGGGAGCGATCCAGCAGTGGGTCGGCCTCCAGGACGACCACGACGCGTTCTTCTGCGTCGTGGACCTGCACGCGATCACGATCCCGCAAGACCCCGAGCGGCTGAGGCGGCGCACGCTGGTCACCGCCGCGCAGTACCTCGCGCTGGGCATCGACCCGGGCCGGGCCACGGTCTTCGTGCAGAGCCATGTTCCGGCGCACGCCGAATTGGCTTGGGTGCTCGGCTGTTTCACCGGTTTCGGGCAGGCGTCGCGGATGACGCAGTTCAAGGACAAGTCACAGAAGGAAGGCAGCGAGGCCACCACCGTGGGGTTGTTCACCTATCCGGTGCTGATGGCCGCCGATGTGCTGTTGTACGACACCGAGCTCGTGCCGGTCGGGGAGGACCAACGCCAACATCTGGAGCTGGCACGCGATGTGGCGCAACGGGTCAACTCCCGCTTCCCGGACACCTTCGTCATCCCCGAGCCGATGATCCCGAAGGCGACGGCCAAGATCTACGACCTGCAGGACCCGACGTCGAAGATGAGCAAATCCGCGGGAACCGAGGCAGGCCTGATCGCCCTGCTCGATGAGCCGAAGGCCTCGGCCAAAAAGATCCGCTCCGCGGTCACCGACAGCGCACGCGAGGTGCGTTACGACCCCGACGCCAAACCCGGCGTCTCGAACCTGCTGACCATCCAGTCTGCGGTCACCGGCACCGACATCGACAAACTCGTCGACGGTTACGCGGGACGCGGATACGGCGACCTCAAAGCCGACACCGCCGAAGCCGTCGTCGAGTTCGTGACACCGATCAAGGCCAGGGTCGACGAACTGCTCGCCGATCCCGCCGAGTTGGAATCGATTCTGGCGGCCGGTGCCGAGCGTGCCCGCGACGTGTCTGCGACGACACTGCGGCGGGTATATGACCGGTTGGGGTTTCTGCGGCCGGGGGTCTGA